TAACTCATTGGTACTTCCGAAACGGTTTTTATTGGCCCGAAGAATTCTATAAATATGGTTTCGGTCACCTTCAAATTGTAAAACGGTATCAACCATATGTTCCAAAATCTTTGGGCCGGCGATGTTTCCGTCTTTGGTAATATGGCCTATTAAAATTACCGGTGTTGCGGTTTCCTTGGCAAATTTTATAAGTTCGGCGGTGGTTTCCCTAATTTGCGAAATGCTTCCCGCTGTGCTTTCAATATAATCTGTGTGAAGCGTTTGGATGGAATCAATCACCACAATATCGGGTTCAATTTCTTCAATATTTCTAAAAATATTTTGCGTTTTTGTTTCGGTTAAAATGAAACAGTTTTCAGAAATAGGCTGGATTCGTTCCGCTCGCATTTTTATTTGCTGGGCACTTTCTTCACCCGAAACATAGAGTGTTTTATAAGGAAGTTGCAGCGCAATTTGAAGCATCAACGTACTCTTTCCAATTCCGGGTTCACCGCCCAAAAGCGTTAGGGAACCGGGAACCAATCCGCCTCCGAGCACACGGTTCAATTCGTTGTTTTTTGTATTCAGCCTCGCTTCAGCTTGTGTTGAAATTTCTGAAACGCGCTGTGGTTTGGCAACTCTCTTGGAAGTGTTTTCGGATGACTTCCAGCTAACCTTTTCGGCTTTTTGGATTACTTCTTCGGCTATGGTGTTCCATTCCTTACAGGAATTGCATTGCCCTTGCCATTTGGCATATTGGGCGCCACAGTTCTGGCAGAAAAATGTTGTCTTTGTTTTGGCCATAATAGTTTCGCTAAAATAAATATATTTACGCTACAAACCTTCGGTAAATGAAACGCTTATTCCTCACATTTTTTTTATTGTGTTTTTGTTCGTTGGTTTCCACCGCACAACGGTATCAATTTAAAAAATATAAAACAGAAGAAGGACTCGTAAACAACGAAACCTTTGCCATATTGCAAGATAGCCAAAACAGGATTTGGGTAAGCACTACCGGCGGAATAAGCTGTTTTAACGGAAAAACTTTCAAAAATTACACCACAGAAGACGGGCTGGTTTCAAATATTGTTTTCAGCATTTTTGAGGATAG
The Aequorivita iocasae genome window above contains:
- the radA gene encoding DNA repair protein RadA; translated protein: MAKTKTTFFCQNCGAQYAKWQGQCNSCKEWNTIAEEVIQKAEKVSWKSSENTSKRVAKPQRVSEISTQAEARLNTKNNELNRVLGGGLVPGSLTLLGGEPGIGKSTLMLQIALQLPYKTLYVSGEESAQQIKMRAERIQPISENCFILTETKTQNIFRNIEEIEPDIVVIDSIQTLHTDYIESTAGSISQIRETTAELIKFAKETATPVILIGHITKDGNIAGPKILEHMVDTVLQFEGDRNHIYRILRANKNRFGSTNELGIYEMQGSGLREVSNPSEILISKNDEDLSGTAISATLEGMRPLMIEIQALVSSAVYGTPQRSATGYNAKRLNMILAVLEKRAGFKLGAKDVFLNVTGGITVDDPAIDLAVVAAVLSSNIDIAIDKRLCFAAEVGLAGEVRPVTRVEQRILEAEKLGFTSIVISKYCKIPKQNFHINIIKVAKVHDVVRHLFG